In one window of Photobacterium leiognathi DNA:
- the lon gene encoding endopeptidase La has product MNLERSERLEIPVLPLRDVVVYPHMVIPLFVGREKSIRCLESAMENNKQILLVAQKEAATDEPSITDLYDVGTVATILQLLKLPDGTVKVLVEGQQRAKVEALADDEYFTAEAEYLVTPEMDEREQEVLVRTAIGQFEGFIKLNKKIPPEVLTSLNGIDEAARLADTIAAHMPLKLADKQKVLEIVDITERLEFLMAMMESEIDLLQVEKRIRGRVKKQMEKSQREYYLNEQMKAIQKELGELDDAPDEFEALKKKIEESKMPTEAREKTEQELQKLKMMSPMSAEATVVRGYIDWMLSVPWHKRSKVKKSLAKAEEVLNADHYGLERVKERILEYLAVQSRVNKLKGPILCLVGPPGVGKTSLGQSIAAATGRKYVRMALGGVRDEAEIRGHRRTYIGSMPGKLIQKMAKVEVKNPLFLLDEIDKMSSDMRGDPASALLEVLDPEQNSAFNDHYLEVDYDLSDVMFVATSNSMNIPGPLLDRMEVIRLSGYTEDEKLNIAKNHLLGKQIQRNGLKPNEVMVEDSAIIGIIRYYTREAGVRSLEREISKLCRKAVKEILLNKDIKHVQISQDNLKDYLGVQRFDYGKADESNRIGQVTGLAWTEVGGDLLTIETESMPGKGKLTYTGSLGDVMQESIQAAMTVVRTRAERLGIAADFYEKRDIHVHVPEGATPKDGPSAGIAMCTALVSSLTGNPVRADVAMTGEITLRGEVLPIGGLKEKLLAAHRGGIKTVLIPKENERDLEEIPDNVIADLEVRPVRWIDEVLTVALQNNPTGIELVNAQNSDL; this is encoded by the coding sequence ATGAACCTGGAGCGTTCTGAGCGCCTAGAGATCCCGGTTCTGCCACTGCGTGATGTGGTGGTGTACCCTCATATGGTTATTCCATTGTTTGTGGGCCGGGAAAAATCCATTCGTTGCCTTGAGTCGGCAATGGAGAACAATAAGCAGATTCTGTTGGTTGCGCAAAAAGAAGCCGCCACGGATGAACCGTCGATCACTGATCTTTATGATGTCGGTACTGTTGCCACTATTCTACAGCTTTTAAAATTACCAGACGGTACGGTTAAAGTACTGGTTGAAGGTCAGCAGCGCGCCAAAGTAGAAGCGCTGGCTGATGATGAATACTTTACAGCAGAAGCTGAGTATTTAGTGACGCCTGAAATGGACGAGCGCGAGCAAGAAGTGCTAGTTCGTACTGCCATTGGTCAGTTTGAAGGTTTTATTAAGCTAAATAAAAAGATCCCGCCAGAAGTGTTAACTTCACTGAACGGTATCGATGAAGCTGCACGCCTTGCTGATACCATTGCAGCACACATGCCGTTGAAATTGGCTGATAAGCAAAAAGTATTAGAAATCGTTGATATTACAGAACGTTTAGAGTTCTTAATGGCAATGATGGAATCCGAGATTGATCTGTTACAAGTTGAAAAACGCATCCGTGGACGCGTGAAAAAGCAGATGGAAAAATCTCAGCGTGAGTATTACTTAAATGAGCAAATGAAAGCGATCCAAAAAGAATTGGGTGAGCTGGATGATGCGCCAGATGAGTTTGAAGCGCTAAAGAAAAAGATTGAAGAATCTAAGATGCCGACTGAGGCACGTGAAAAGACTGAGCAAGAGCTACAGAAGCTGAAGATGATGTCACCGATGTCAGCAGAAGCAACAGTGGTTCGTGGCTATATTGATTGGATGCTAAGTGTGCCATGGCACAAGCGCTCTAAAGTGAAGAAGAGCCTAGCAAAAGCCGAAGAAGTGCTTAATGCCGATCACTATGGACTAGAGCGTGTGAAAGAACGCATTCTTGAATACCTCGCAGTACAAAGTCGCGTGAACAAGCTAAAAGGTCCGATCCTGTGTTTAGTCGGTCCTCCTGGTGTAGGTAAAACTTCATTAGGTCAATCTATTGCCGCGGCAACGGGTCGTAAGTACGTTCGCATGGCATTAGGTGGTGTTCGTGATGAAGCGGAGATCCGTGGTCACCGTCGTACTTATATCGGTTCTATGCCGGGTAAGTTGATCCAGAAAATGGCAAAAGTTGAGGTGAAAAACCCACTTTTCCTATTAGATGAAATCGATAAGATGTCGTCTGATATGCGTGGCGATCCAGCATCAGCACTACTTGAAGTGTTAGATCCTGAGCAAAACAGCGCATTTAACGATCACTACCTAGAAGTCGATTACGATCTATCTGATGTAATGTTCGTGGCAACATCGAATTCGATGAACATTCCTGGTCCATTGCTTGATCGTATGGAAGTGATCCGTCTTTCTGGTTACACCGAAGATGAAAAACTGAATATTGCTAAGAATCACCTGTTAGGTAAGCAGATCCAGCGTAATGGTCTGAAGCCAAACGAAGTGATGGTTGAAGATTCAGCGATCATTGGCATTATTCGCTACTATACACGTGAAGCAGGTGTTCGTAGTCTAGAGCGTGAAATTTCTAAACTTTGCCGTAAAGCAGTGAAAGAAATTTTACTTAATAAAGACATTAAGCACGTTCAAATCAGTCAAGATAATCTTAAGGATTACTTAGGCGTTCAGCGTTTCGATTACGGAAAAGCTGACGAAAGTAACCGTATTGGTCAAGTTACAGGACTTGCGTGGACAGAAGTTGGTGGTGATCTATTAACTATCGAAACTGAATCTATGCCAGGTAAAGGTAAGTTAACTTATACAGGTTCGCTTGGTGATGTGATGCAGGAGTCTATTCAGGCTGCGATGACGGTTGTACGTACGCGTGCTGAACGTTTAGGCATTGCTGCTGACTTCTACGAGAAGCGTGATATTCACGTTCACGTACCGGAAGGTGCTACACCAAAAGATGGTCCAAGTGCCGGTATCGCAATGTGTACAGCGCTTGTATCTAGCCTGACTGGTAACCCTGTGCGTGCAGATGTTGCTATGACAGGTGAAATCACTTTACGTGGTGAAGTGTTACCTATTGGTGGTTTGAAAGAAAAGCTCCTTGCAGCACACCGTGGCGGTATTAAAACTGTACTGATTCCAAAAGAGAACGAACGTGATTTGGAAGAAATCCCAGACAACGTTATTGCTGATTTGGAAGTACGCCCAGTACGTTGGATTGATGAAGTGTTAACTGTTGCACTGCAGAATAATCCAACAGGTATTGAGCTAGTGAATGCCCAAAATAGTGACCTGTAG
- a CDS encoding pyridoxal phosphate-dependent aminotransferase, producing the protein MQKFGMSSKLNNVCYDIRGPVLKHAKRMEEEGQKILKLNIGNPAPFGFDAPDEILVDVIRNLPTSQGYCDSKGIYSARKAIVQHYQKRGLRDLDVEDVYIGNGVSELIVMAMQALLNHKDEILVPSPDYPLWTAAVSLSGGTPVHYTCDEQADWYPDLDDIKQKITPNTRGIVLINPNNPTGAVYSRDFLLEVVEIARQHDLIIFADEIYDKILYDGAQHTSIAPLADDVVCVTFNGLSKSYRVCGFRAGWMVISGPRHRAKGYIEGLEMLSSMRLCANVPMQHAIQTALGGYQSINELILPGGRLLEQRNKAYDLLTQIPGVSCVKPKGALYLFPKLDQKKFNIQDDQKMAMDFLLQEKVLVVHGTGFNWKQPDHFRIVTLPHVDDLELAMSRLERFLHSYRQ; encoded by the coding sequence ATGCAAAAATTCGGGATGTCATCCAAACTTAACAACGTTTGCTATGACATACGCGGTCCCGTTCTGAAGCACGCTAAGCGCATGGAAGAAGAAGGGCAAAAAATTCTAAAACTCAACATCGGTAATCCGGCCCCGTTTGGTTTTGACGCCCCTGATGAAATTCTGGTAGATGTGATCCGTAACTTGCCAACATCGCAAGGTTACTGTGACTCAAAAGGTATTTACTCTGCGCGTAAAGCGATCGTACAGCACTACCAAAAACGTGGTTTACGTGATCTTGATGTTGAAGATGTTTACATCGGTAATGGTGTTTCTGAATTAATCGTAATGGCAATGCAAGCGTTGCTAAACCATAAAGATGAAATTTTGGTGCCATCACCTGATTACCCATTATGGACAGCAGCGGTATCGCTATCAGGTGGTACACCCGTTCACTACACCTGTGATGAACAAGCTGACTGGTACCCAGATTTAGATGACATCAAACAAAAAATCACACCGAACACCCGTGGTATTGTGTTAATCAACCCAAATAATCCAACAGGTGCGGTATACAGTCGCGATTTTCTATTAGAAGTGGTAGAGATTGCTCGTCAGCACGATCTGATCATCTTTGCCGACGAAATCTACGATAAGATTTTATACGATGGTGCTCAGCATACATCTATTGCGCCATTAGCAGATGATGTTGTCTGTGTAACATTTAACGGTCTCTCTAAGTCATACCGTGTCTGTGGTTTCCGTGCAGGTTGGATGGTTATCTCAGGCCCTCGTCATCGCGCTAAAGGTTACATCGAAGGCTTAGAGATGCTGTCATCCATGCGTTTATGTGCCAACGTACCTATGCAGCATGCGATCCAAACCGCATTAGGTGGCTACCAAAGTATCAATGAATTGATCTTACCGGGTGGACGTTTATTAGAGCAGCGCAATAAAGCGTATGATTTATTAACTCAGATCCCTGGCGTGTCTTGTGTTAAACCTAAAGGCGCACTGTATCTATTCCCGAAATTAGATCAGAAGAAATTTAATATTCAAGATGATCAGAAGATGGCGATGGACTTCTTGCTACAAGAGAAAGTGTTAGTCGTTCATGGTACAGGCTTTAACTGGAAACAACCGGATCACTTCCGTATTGTTACTCTGCCTCACGTCGATGATCTTGAACTGGCAATGAGTCGCCTAGAGCGATTCCTTCATAGCTATCGCCAGTAA
- a CDS encoding isochorismate synthase: protein MTALQQAVELLIAKLEQASATTQRLLVKLDLSKNIDLIDWMDTQDLYPKFYWQSRNCREEVVALGQIKTFTDPKAAEKVISDDQRIWGGRSFDGRTERNRRCLSSFFFLPLLELSRIDNDWHLAVNVGEDRDRMLTSLKQLKFDTSLISGIQSTILNRSYTPDFSGWSNMITRALDAIENKAFEKVVLARRTQLQLDKPVSPAQLLKASCANNSNSFHFLMALDDKHGFIGSTPERLFQRHEYTLQTEALAGTIGRGHDEAEDHQLAQWLLSDNKNRYENRLVVDDIVNRLVPCSQSMNVAQIPELVQLRKVQHLKRSIDAQLNDGIFSADLLDNLQPTAAIAGLPRDPALHFIAENEPFSRGWYSGAVGYIGQHHSEFCVAIRSALIIEGDVHLFAGAGIVPGSIAESEWKELDRKTSTLCSLFGQDQSSSETPEMEFKRASCN, encoded by the coding sequence TTGACTGCGTTACAACAAGCCGTTGAATTATTAATTGCTAAATTAGAGCAAGCATCTGCTACAACCCAGCGTTTATTGGTTAAATTAGACTTATCAAAAAACATTGATCTTATTGATTGGATGGATACACAAGACTTGTATCCTAAATTCTACTGGCAATCACGTAATTGCCGTGAAGAGGTTGTGGCGCTAGGGCAAATTAAAACGTTTACTGATCCTAAAGCGGCAGAGAAAGTCATTTCTGATGACCAGCGTATTTGGGGCGGACGTTCTTTTGATGGGCGAACAGAGCGAAATCGCCGTTGCCTTTCTTCATTTTTCTTTTTACCACTACTTGAATTAAGCCGTATTGATAATGATTGGCACCTTGCAGTTAATGTGGGTGAAGATCGTGATCGTATGTTGACGTCACTCAAGCAGTTAAAGTTTGATACGTCGTTAATCAGTGGTATTCAAAGTACGATTTTAAATCGTAGCTATACACCTGATTTTTCGGGGTGGTCGAATATGATCACTCGTGCGTTAGATGCTATTGAGAATAAAGCATTTGAAAAAGTGGTGTTAGCGCGACGTACTCAATTACAGCTTGATAAGCCTGTCTCTCCTGCCCAACTGTTAAAAGCGAGCTGTGCTAATAACAGCAATAGCTTTCACTTTTTAATGGCGTTAGATGATAAGCATGGTTTTATTGGCTCAACGCCAGAGCGACTTTTCCAACGTCATGAGTATACGTTACAAACTGAAGCCTTAGCAGGCACGATTGGACGTGGTCATGATGAAGCAGAAGATCATCAGTTAGCGCAATGGTTACTGTCGGATAATAAAAACCGCTACGAAAATCGTTTAGTAGTCGATGATATTGTTAACCGCTTAGTGCCTTGTAGCCAATCAATGAATGTGGCGCAAATCCCGGAATTAGTTCAGCTTCGTAAAGTTCAGCATTTAAAACGCAGTATTGATGCTCAGTTAAATGACGGTATTTTTAGTGCCGACTTACTAGATAACTTACAGCCAACAGCGGCGATAGCTGGTTTACCTCGCGATCCTGCCTTGCATTTTATTGCTGAAAATGAGCCTTTTTCACGTGGTTGGTACAGTGGTGCGGTAGGGTATATCGGTCAACATCATAGTGAGTTTTGTGTTGCGATCCGCAGTGCATTGATCATTGAAGGTGACGTTCACTTATTTGCAGGTGCGGGTATTGTTCCTGGCTCTATTGCAGAAAGTGAGTGGAAAGAGCTAGATCGTAAAACATCAACTTTGTGTAGCTTATTCGGACAAGATCAATCAAGTTCTGAAACGCCTGAGATGGAGTTTAAACGCGCATCATGCAATTAA
- the yfbR gene encoding 5'-deoxynucleotidase gives MEKSHFFAHLARMRLIQRWPLMRSVETENISEHSLQVAFVAHALALIKNRKFGGNLNPERIALQGMFHDVSEVITGDMPTPIKYYNPAIAEEYKKIELAAEQKLISMLPEEFQDDYASLLDSHKIDAEAAAVVKQADTLCAYIKCLEELSAGNHEFTRAKKRLEETLEQRKTPEMEYFLDTFADSFNLTLDDIS, from the coding sequence ATGGAAAAAAGTCATTTCTTCGCCCACCTTGCCCGTATGCGTTTAATTCAACGCTGGCCCTTAATGCGCAGTGTGGAAACAGAAAATATTTCAGAGCATAGCCTTCAAGTTGCCTTTGTTGCTCACGCCCTCGCTTTAATTAAAAACCGTAAGTTCGGTGGCAATCTCAATCCAGAACGTATCGCTCTACAAGGGATGTTTCACGATGTGAGTGAAGTGATCACTGGTGATATGCCAACGCCAATCAAGTACTACAACCCTGCAATTGCGGAAGAATATAAAAAGATTGAATTAGCCGCAGAGCAGAAACTGATCTCAATGCTGCCAGAGGAGTTTCAAGACGATTACGCATCACTATTAGATAGCCATAAAATTGATGCAGAAGCAGCTGCGGTTGTAAAACAGGCAGATACCTTATGTGCTTATATTAAATGCCTTGAAGAGCTCAGCGCAGGTAATCATGAATTTACCCGAGCAAAAAAACGTTTAGAAGAAACGCTAGAGCAACGTAAAACGCCTGAAATGGAATATTTTCTCGATACCTTTGCTGATAGCTTTAATCTGACATTGGATGATATTAGTTAA
- a CDS encoding tRNA-uridine aminocarboxypropyltransferase: MSRYCDNCGKANKACICHWIKTIETQTELWILQHPSEVKRAIGTARILSLSLPNSRLWVGEDFSQHDELNQALAQTDRDIYVVYPGEGSVALSEIATQSACQRKKVIILLDGTWKKAYKMWQLSTNLHHLPLVSLDNVDMGNYRIRKSPKEQGVSTVEAGFLALSVLESAQTDLQPLLDTFDAMINFQIAQMPSGVFEKNYQSNE, from the coding sequence ATGAGTCGGTATTGTGATAACTGTGGCAAAGCGAATAAAGCGTGTATTTGCCATTGGATTAAAACCATTGAAACCCAAACTGAGCTGTGGATTTTACAACATCCGTCAGAAGTTAAACGGGCCATTGGTACTGCGAGAATATTATCACTTTCTTTGCCAAATAGCCGACTCTGGGTTGGGGAAGACTTCTCACAACATGATGAACTTAATCAAGCATTAGCCCAAACGGATCGTGATATTTACGTAGTCTATCCCGGAGAGGGCTCGGTAGCCCTTTCAGAAATTGCAACGCAGTCTGCCTGCCAACGTAAAAAAGTGATCATTTTGCTCGATGGTACGTGGAAGAAAGCTTATAAGATGTGGCAATTATCAACTAACTTACATCATTTGCCGTTAGTAAGTTTAGATAATGTTGATATGGGGAATTACCGGATCCGTAAATCGCCGAAAGAGCAGGGGGTCTCAACCGTAGAAGCAGGTTTTCTTGCTTTGTCTGTATTGGAATCTGCGCAAACAGATCTACAGCCACTGCTTGATACATTTGATGCGATGATTAACTTTCAAATTGCGCAGATGCCCTCTGGAGTGTTTGAGAAAAATTATCAAAGTAATGAGTAA
- the hupB gene encoding nucleoid-associated protein HU-beta: MNKTQLVDKIAESADISKASAGRALDAFIEAVSETLKDGDQVALVGFGTFSVRERAARTGRNPQTGAEIQIAAAKVPGFKPGKALKDSVN; this comes from the coding sequence GTGAACAAAACTCAACTAGTTGATAAAATCGCAGAAAGTGCAGACATCTCTAAGGCATCTGCAGGCCGTGCTCTAGATGCATTCATCGAAGCTGTATCAGAAACGTTGAAAGACGGTGATCAAGTTGCATTGGTTGGTTTTGGTACTTTCTCTGTACGTGAACGTGCAGCTCGTACTGGCCGTAATCCACAGACTGGCGCTGAAATCCAAATCGCTGCGGCAAAAGTACCTGGTTTCAAACCTGGTAAAGCGCTAAAAGACTCTGTTAACTAA
- a CDS encoding ComEA family DNA-binding protein gives MQSYQLFKVIALAGGLALVPLSHAAENKHEGIVKAVNINEANVEQLDILLDGIGAEKAQAIVDYRNANGKFASADDLVKVKGIGKATVEKNRKIIEL, from the coding sequence ATGCAGTCATACCAATTATTTAAAGTTATCGCCTTAGCTGGCGGATTAGCTTTGGTACCTTTAAGCCATGCTGCTGAAAATAAGCATGAAGGGATCGTTAAAGCAGTTAATATCAATGAAGCTAATGTTGAGCAATTAGATATTTTGCTAGATGGTATTGGGGCAGAAAAAGCACAAGCGATAGTTGATTATCGTAATGCTAACGGTAAGTTTGCGAGTGCGGATGATTTAGTTAAAGTGAAAGGGATCGGTAAAGCGACGGTTGAGAAAAATAGAAAGATTATTGAGCTGTAG
- the rrtA gene encoding rhombosortase, whose product MSIRNYIVIALCIGVIAQLPSLQPILVWDRQAIINGELWRILTGNITHTNWAHLAMNTAAFVIISFIFRAHFHTKGYSLLILLLSLIIGLGLFATNITWYAGFSGVLHGIFAWGCIRDIQAKTKGGWLLLLGLIIKIGWEQYFGGSVSSEELIGVRVATEAHLIGAITGAVSALIIKAKWL is encoded by the coding sequence TTGTCTATTCGAAATTACATTGTTATCGCATTATGCATTGGCGTGATAGCGCAATTACCATCACTCCAACCAATACTTGTCTGGGATCGACAAGCTATTATAAATGGTGAACTATGGCGGATCCTAACAGGAAATATCACCCATACCAATTGGGCGCACCTTGCCATGAATACAGCCGCCTTTGTGATCATTAGTTTTATTTTTCGAGCGCACTTTCATACCAAAGGCTATAGCTTATTAATTTTGCTGTTGTCTTTAATTATTGGTCTTGGGCTCTTTGCTACCAATATCACCTGGTATGCAGGCTTTTCTGGCGTACTTCACGGTATTTTTGCTTGGGGCTGTATTCGTGATATTCAAGCCAAGACTAAAGGTGGATGGCTATTATTACTTGGATTAATTATTAAGATTGGTTGGGAACAATATTTTGGCGGCTCAGTAAGCTCAGAGGAGCTAATCGGTGTCCGTGTTGCCACTGAAGCTCATTTGATAGGCGCAATCACTGGGGCTGTAAGTGCATTAATAATCAAAGCTAAATGGCTATAA
- a CDS encoding anti-phage deoxyguanosine triphosphatase → MTEFKITPQWQERHYDEQKMRRDDHRSPYQRDRARILHSAAFRRLQAKTQVHGAGNHDFYRTRLTHSLEASQIGTGIVAQLKLKQPEFRELLPSTSLMESLCLAHDIGHPPFGHGGEVALNYMMRNNGGFEGNAQTFRIVTLLEPYTEGYGMNLARRTLLGLLKYPALLSQTAPLERAPDVANFRHLKAKDWYPAKGLYDDDKAVFDWVLAPLSDKDKALFAQMRCERQSPTLPCKTRFKSLDCSIMELADDIAYGVHDLEDAIVMGIVNRDEWQEAVASKIAECGDPWLEERIGEISELMFGSHHQRKDAIGALVNGLLTSITISPTIQNGTDFFDEPLLQWNAFLSEPMEKALEVLKQFVSIYVVKKPEIQLSEYKGQQLIMELFEAFSSDPERLLPEGTRQRWLEVQENGGNELRIIADYISGMTDGFAQRLYSTLFQPTSVTGISNDGYGF, encoded by the coding sequence ATGACAGAGTTTAAGATCACCCCACAATGGCAAGAACGTCATTACGATGAGCAAAAAATGCGTCGCGATGATCACCGTTCTCCTTATCAACGAGACAGAGCCCGTATTCTTCACTCTGCCGCCTTTCGTCGTCTACAAGCCAAGACCCAAGTTCATGGTGCTGGTAATCATGACTTTTACCGCACTCGCCTAACGCATTCATTGGAAGCATCACAAATCGGGACTGGGATCGTCGCTCAGCTTAAGTTAAAACAGCCAGAATTTCGTGAGCTATTACCGTCAACGAGCTTAATGGAGAGTCTTTGTTTAGCTCATGATATCGGCCATCCGCCGTTTGGTCATGGCGGTGAAGTAGCACTCAATTACATGATGCGTAATAACGGTGGCTTTGAAGGTAATGCGCAAACTTTTCGTATTGTGACTTTATTAGAGCCCTATACGGAAGGCTATGGAATGAACCTAGCAAGACGCACACTGCTAGGATTATTAAAATACCCTGCCTTATTGAGTCAAACGGCACCATTAGAAAGAGCGCCAGATGTTGCTAACTTTCGTCACCTAAAAGCTAAAGATTGGTATCCAGCCAAAGGCTTATACGATGATGACAAAGCCGTATTTGATTGGGTATTAGCGCCATTATCAGATAAAGATAAAGCCTTATTTGCCCAAATGCGCTGTGAACGACAGTCTCCAACACTGCCATGTAAAACCCGATTTAAATCTTTAGATTGCTCTATCATGGAGCTTGCCGATGATATTGCTTACGGTGTTCATGATTTAGAAGATGCTATCGTGATGGGAATAGTCAATCGTGATGAATGGCAAGAAGCTGTCGCATCTAAAATTGCAGAGTGTGGCGATCCTTGGTTAGAAGAGCGCATCGGCGAGATCAGTGAGTTGATGTTTGGTAGCCACCATCAGCGCAAAGATGCAATAGGTGCGCTAGTTAACGGTTTACTGACTTCTATCACCATTAGCCCAACCATTCAAAATGGTACGGATTTCTTTGATGAGCCATTACTACAATGGAACGCTTTCTTATCTGAACCAATGGAAAAAGCACTAGAGGTATTGAAACAATTCGTCAGTATCTATGTAGTGAAAAAGCCTGAAATCCAACTGTCTGAATACAAAGGGCAGCAACTGATCATGGAATTGTTTGAAGCCTTTTCATCTGATCCAGAACGACTATTGCCAGAAGGTACGCGTCAACGTTGGCTTGAAGTACAAGAGAATGGCGGTAATGAACTGAGGATCATCGCTGATTACATTTCAGGTATGACTGACGGTTTTGCCCAACGCTTGTACAGCACTTTGTTCCAGCCGACGTCTGTGACTGGGATCAGCAATGACGGTTACGGGTTTTAA
- the ppiD gene encoding peptidylprolyl isomerase — MMERLREGANSIWVKIILSLIILSFVFAGVGSYLASGNEQVAAKVNDKEISQREFEQAYQNQRNQMQQRLGDYFSTLMGNPEYVQQFRKSVLDRMVNDELIEQRATELGLGVSDAQVKQAIIEMPAFQVDGVFNNEQYNLTLRRAGISPEQFAESIRKDMLRQQFLSALQSSDFALNNEVDELRKLESQERVVRTLKLNLADFTNKVTVTDEEAKAYYDENKNQFTRPAQVKVSYIELSGKNLVNNIKITDQEAETYYNEHKSKYSTAEKRQVSHILVKGDSDASKAKAEALLAELKGGANFADVAKKSSDDTFSAKDGGKLDWFGKGVMDPAFEEAAFSLAKPGDMSSLVKSSFGYHIILLDGIEEPKVKPFAEVKASIIAELQEQQVAEQFYKLQSKLAETAFESPDSLDAAAEAVKAKVVTTGFISLQDEKGVLADQKVQEALQSPEVHDDGMNSDVIEIAPEHVVVVRVDDSREEAVLPFADVEAKVKTLLAQQKGEKQATEKADAIIAALREGKSDVVAKDGLSFSGDQTVTRSGPDANVARVAFTLPKPKDGKVSYGMARDNNGNVEIIALDKVVNVKPSADEVNSQFATQVENMFAQQDLAATLETLRESAKVTYPMLDKPAQ; from the coding sequence ATGATGGAGCGATTGCGCGAAGGCGCTAACAGCATCTGGGTTAAGATTATTCTTAGCTTAATTATTTTATCTTTTGTATTTGCTGGTGTCGGCAGTTATCTGGCGAGCGGTAATGAGCAAGTTGCTGCAAAAGTAAATGACAAAGAGATTAGCCAGCGTGAATTTGAGCAGGCTTATCAGAATCAACGTAACCAAATGCAGCAGCGTTTAGGTGATTACTTCTCAACGTTAATGGGTAACCCTGAGTACGTTCAGCAGTTCCGTAAAAGCGTACTAGATCGTATGGTTAACGATGAACTGATTGAGCAACGCGCGACTGAGTTAGGTCTTGGTGTAAGTGATGCACAGGTTAAGCAAGCAATCATTGAAATGCCTGCTTTCCAAGTTGATGGCGTATTCAATAACGAGCAATACAATCTAACGCTACGTCGTGCTGGTATTTCTCCTGAGCAATTTGCGGAATCAATCCGTAAAGACATGCTTCGTCAACAATTCTTAAGTGCACTACAAAGCAGTGATTTCGCACTTAACAATGAAGTAGATGAATTACGTAAGCTTGAATCACAAGAGCGCGTAGTACGTACACTGAAGCTAAATCTAGCTGACTTCACTAACAAAGTAACAGTGACGGATGAAGAAGCGAAAGCTTATTACGACGAAAACAAAAATCAGTTTACTCGTCCTGCGCAAGTGAAAGTTTCTTACATTGAGTTATCGGGTAAAAACCTCGTTAACAACATTAAGATCACTGATCAAGAAGCTGAAACTTACTACAACGAACACAAGAGCAAGTACAGCACAGCTGAGAAGCGTCAAGTTAGCCACATTCTTGTGAAAGGCGACAGCGATGCATCTAAAGCCAAAGCTGAAGCGTTACTGGCTGAGCTGAAGGGCGGTGCAAATTTTGCTGACGTTGCGAAGAAATCATCTGATGATACTTTCAGTGCAAAAGATGGTGGTAAGCTAGATTGGTTCGGTAAAGGCGTAATGGATCCTGCGTTTGAAGAAGCGGCATTCTCGCTAGCTAAACCGGGTGATATGTCTAGCCTTGTGAAATCTTCATTTGGTTACCACATCATTTTGCTAGATGGCATTGAAGAGCCTAAAGTGAAGCCATTTGCTGAAGTTAAAGCAAGCATCATTGCAGAGCTTCAAGAGCAGCAAGTTGCGGAGCAATTCTACAAGCTGCAAAGCAAACTAGCTGAAACTGCGTTTGAATCTCCAGATTCTCTAGATGCTGCGGCTGAAGCGGTAAAAGCTAAAGTGGTAACAACTGGCTTTATCTCTCTACAAGATGAGAAGGGCGTATTAGCAGATCAGAAAGTTCAGGAAGCGCTACAAAGCCCTGAAGTTCACGATGACGGTATGAACTCTGATGTGATTGAGATTGCACCTGAGCATGTAGTTGTTGTTCGTGTTGATGATTCTCGTGAAGAAGCAGTGCTTCCTTTTGCTGACGTTGAAGCGAAAGTGAAAACATTGTTAGCACAGCAAAAAGGCGAGAAACAAGCAACTGAGAAAGCAGATGCGATTATTGCCGCTTTACGTGAAGGTAAATCAGACGTAGTTGCTAAAGATGGCCTAAGCTTCTCTGGCGATCAAACGGTAACGCGTTCAGGTCCTGATGCAAACGTTGCACGTGTTGCGTTCACATTGCCTAAGCCGAAAGACGGTAAAGTGTCTTACGGTATGGCACGTGACAACAATGGTAATGTTGAAATTATTGCACTAGATAAAGTGGTAAACGTTAAACCTTCAGCAGATGAAGTGAATAGTCAGTTTGCGACTCAAGTTGAGAATATGTTTGCTCAACAAGATCTAGCAGCAACGCTTGAAACATTACGAGAGTCTGCAAAAGTGACTTACCCAATGTTGGACAAGCCAGCACAATAA